A stretch of Rhinopithecus roxellana isolate Shanxi Qingling chromosome 12, ASM756505v1, whole genome shotgun sequence DNA encodes these proteins:
- the NPPA gene encoding natriuretic peptides A — protein MSSFSTISVSFLLFLAFQLPGQTRANPMYNAVSNADLMDFKNLLDHLEEKMPLEDEVVPPQVLSEQNEEAGAALSPLPEVPPWTGNVSPAQRDGGALGQGPWDSSDRSALLKSKLRALLTAPRSLRRSSCFGGRMDRIGAQSGLGCNSFRYRR, from the exons ATGAGCTCCTTCTCCACCATCAGTGTGAGCTTCCTCCTTTTTCTGGCATTCCAGCTCCCAGGTCAGACCAGAGCTAATCCCATGTACAATGCCGTGTCCAACGCAGACCTGATGGATTTCAAG aATTTGCTGGACCATTTGGAAGAAAAGATGCCTTTAGAAGATGAGGTCGTGCCCCCACAAGTGCTCAGTGAGCAGAATGAAGAAGCGGGGGCTGCTCTCAGCCCCCTCCCTGAGGTGCCTCCCTGGACTGGGAACGTCAGCCCAGCCCAGAGAGATGGGGGTGCCCTCGGGCAGGGCCCCTGGGACTCCTCCGATCGATCTGCCCTCTTAAAAAGCAAGCTGAGGGCGCTGCTCACTGCCCCTCGGAGCCTGCGGAGATCCAGTTGTTTCGGGGGCAGGATGGACAGGATTGGAGCCCAGAGCGGACTGGGCTGTAACAGCTTCCGG TACCGAAGATAA